Proteins encoded within one genomic window of Rhinolophus sinicus isolate RSC01 linkage group LG05, ASM3656204v1, whole genome shotgun sequence:
- the OXER1 gene encoding oxoeicosanoid receptor 1 produces the protein MQHMGFYNFSSPSPLPSLSPSSLSPSSSSPSSLPPSLPPSPSAFTTASGSPAHCLLTSSEKVSAFLVPVLGVEFVLGLVGNSLALLIFCVRMRPWTSNTVFLVSLVIADFLLIINLPLRVDYYFFHETWRFGVTTCKVNLFLLSTNRTASVVFLTAIAFNRYLKVVWPHHALSRASAWAAARVTGVLWVGILLLNGHLLLTSHPSRACLSYRLGVAPSPWLRWHQALFVLEFFLPLAIILFAIVSIGLTIRRRGLVEQKGPRRAVRMLAAVVTVYIVCFLPSVLFGMASLVAFRLNACPALNICTQLFHGSIAFTYLNSVLDPVLYCFSSPNFLRQGQAMLGVRQGWQGSASNESSCQPAAQLQASRRAEATGKLQAEVSQE, from the coding sequence ATGCAGCACATGGGATTCTACAACTTCagttctccctccccccttccatctctctctccctcctctctctctccgtcctcttcctctccctcctctctgcctccttccctccctccctctccctctgccttcaccACTGCATCGGGGTCACCGGCTCACTGCCTCCTCACCTCTTCTGAGAAGGTGTCTGCCTTCCTGGTGCCAGTCCTGGGCGTGGAGTTCGTCCTGGGCCTGGTGGGGAACAGCCTTGCGCTCCTCATCTTCTGTGTGCGCATGCGGCCCTGGACCTCCAACACGGTGTTCCTGGTCAGCCTGGTCATCGCGGACTTTCTCCTGATCATCAACCTGCCCCTGCGCGTGGACTACTACTTCTTCCACGAGACCTGGCGCTTCGGCGTCACCACCTGCAAGGTCAACCTCTTCCTGCTGTCCACCAACCGCACGGCCAGTGTGGTCTTCCTCACCGCCATCGCGTTCAACCGCTACCTGAAGGTGGTGTGGCCCCACCACGCGCTGAGCCGGGCCTCGGCGTGGGCAGCCGCCCGGGTGACAGGGGTGCTCTGGGTGGGCATCCTGCTCCTCAACGGGCACCTGCTCTTGACCTCCCATCCCAGCCGGGCCTGCCTCAGTTACCGGCTGGGCGTGGCCCCCTCGCCCTGGCTCCGCTGGCACCAGGCACTGTTCGTGCTGGAATTCTTCCTGCCACTGGCCATCATCCTCTTCGCCATCGTGAGCATCGGGCTGACCATCCGGCGCCGCGGCCTGGTGGAGCAGAAGGGCCCGCGGAGGGCTGTGCGCATGCTGGCGGCGGTGGTGACCGTCTACATCGTCTGCTTCTTGCCCAGCGTCCTCTTCGGCATGGCGTCCCTGGTGGCTTTCCGCCTGAATGCCTGCCCTGCCCTCAACATTTGCACACAGCTCTTCCATGGCTCCATAGCCTTCACCTACCTCAACAGCGTCCTGGACCCCGTGCTCTACTGCTTCTCCAGCCCCAACTTCCTCCGCCAGGGCCAGGCCATGCTGGGCGTCCGCCAGGGCTGGCAGGGCTCAGCCAGCAATGAGAGCTCCTGCCAGcccgcagctcagctccaggcctccaggagggcagaggccACAGGGAAGCTGCAGGCGGAGGTATCACAGGAGTAA